Proteins encoded together in one Carya illinoinensis cultivar Pawnee chromosome 3, C.illinoinensisPawnee_v1, whole genome shotgun sequence window:
- the LOC122302221 gene encoding alpha-mannosidase At3g26720 isoform X2: MISSWTAMSIVLFFFALISSAAIQSSESKYIAYNTTHRIVPEKLNVHLVPHSHDDVGWLKTVDQYYVGANNSIRGACVQNVLDSVISALLDDKNRKFIYVEMAFFQRWWRQQSETMRVKVKELVDSGQLEFINGGMCMHDEATPHYIDLIDQTTLGHQFIKDEFDKVPRVGWQIDPFGHSAVQAYLLGAELGFDSLFFARIDYQDRAKRLNEMSLEIVWQGSKSLGSSSQIFAGIFPRHYDPPDGFTFEINDVSPPIQDDVLLFDYNVQERVDAFVAAAFAQANVTRTNHIMWTMGTDFRYQYANSWFRQMDKFIHYVNEDGRVNALYSTPSIYTEAKHVANEKWPRKTDDFFPYADHPNAYWTGYFTSRPALKGYVRMMSAYYLAARQLEFFKGRSNFGPNTDALADALAVAQHHDAVSGTEREHVAADYAKRLYMGYAETEKLVSSSLAFLAESRSSSRQGNPVANFQQCPLLNISYCPPSEALLLDEKSMVVVVYNPLGWRREEVIRIPVSSEKVFVHDSDGRDIESQLLPLSNATLSLRNYYVKAYTGKSTNGALKYWLAFSASVSPLGFSTYVVSSAKQTGPSSTISMVYTSEGSTDNTIEVGQGSLKLLYSVDEGKLTHYVNSRNQVTALAEQSYSYYFGNDGTDKDPQASGAYVFRPNGTFLIKPDQVPLTIFRGPVLDEVHQQISPWISQITRVFKGKEHAEVEFSIGPIPVDDGIGKEITTQIRTTMKTNKTFYTDSNGRDFIKRVRDFRTDWDLQVNQPVAGNYFPINLGIYVQDSSMEFSVLVDRSVGGTSLVDGQIELMLHRFLTSFTAFDNGGCFMMIQEVSVRH; encoded by the exons AT GATCTCCAGCTGGACAGCCATGTCGATCGTGCTTTTCTTCTTCGCGCTCATTTCTTCAGCGGCTATTCAATCATCGGAATCCAAGTACATAGCTTACAACACCACTCACAGAATCGTCCCCGAAAAACTCAACGTCCACTTGGTCCCTCATTCCCACGACGACGTCGGTTGGCTCAAGACCGTTGATCAGTACTACGTCGGCGCTAACAACTCCATTCGA GGGGCGTGTGTGCAGAACGTGTTGGACTCTGTGATTTCGGCTTTGTTGGACGATAAGAATCGGAAATTCATTTACGTTGAGATG GCGTTCTTTCAGAGATGGTGGAGACAGCAAAGTGAGACTATGAGGGTTAAAGTCAAGGAGCTTGTCGACTCTGGTCAACTTGAGTTCAT aaatggaGGTATGTGCATGCATGACGAGGCCACTCCTCATTACATTGATTTAATCGATCAGACCACTCTAGGGCATCAGTTTATAAAAGATGAATTTGACAAGGTTCCTAGAGTTGGTTGGCAGATTGATCCTTTTGGGCATTCTGCTGTGCAAGCTTACCTCCTCGGTGCAGAG TTAGGCTTCGATTCCCTCTTTTTTGCTCGAATTGATTATCAAGATAGAGCTAAGAGACTAAATGAAATGAGTCTCGAGATTGTCTGGCAGGGTTCCAAGTCCCTTGGTTCATCTTCCCAG ATATTTGCTGGCATATTCCCCAGGCATTATGACCCTCCTGATGGTTTCACATTTGAGATCAACGATGTTTCTCCTCCTATTCAg GACGATGTTCTCCTGTTTGACTATAATGTTCAAGAGCGAGTTGATGCCTTTGTAGCTGCTGCTTTCGCACAG GCTAATGTAACCAGGACAAATCATATTATGTGGACCATGGGGACAGATTTTCGTTATCAATATGCAAACTCGTGGTTCAGGCAGATGGATAAGTTCATTCATTATGTGAATGAG GATGGGCGTGTCAATGCATTGTATTCAACCCCATCCATCTACACCGAGGCAAAACATGTAGCAAATGAAAAATGGCCTCGTAAAACTGACGATTTCTTCCC GTATGCAGATCATCCAAATGCCTATTGGACTGGTTACTTCACAAGTAGGCCAGCCTTGAAAGGTTATGTTAGGATGATGAGTGCCTACTATCTG GCAGCAAGGCAGTTGGAATTCTTCAAGGGCAGGAGTAATTTCGGACCAAACACTGATGCACTAGCCGATGCTCTTGCAGTCGCTCAACATCATGATGCTGTTAGTGGTACAGAAAGAGAGCATGTTGCTGCTGATTATGCGAAACGATTGTATATGGGCTATGCAGAG ACTGAGAAGTTGGTTTCCTCTTCACTTGCTTTCCTGGCAGAATCGAGATCTAGTAGTAGACAGGGGAACCCAGTCGCAAATTTTCAGCAG TGTCCTCTTCTTAATATAAGTTACTGTCCCCCATCAGAAGCTTTATtgttggatgagaaaagcatg GTGGTTGTTGTTTACAATCCCTTAGGATGGAGGAGGGAGGAAGTAATACGAATTCCT GTTTCTTCTGAGAAAGTTTTTGTTCATGATTCTGATGGGAGGGATATTGAATCTCAGCTCCTACCTTTATCAAATGCCACTTTGAGCTTAAGAAATTACTATGTCAAAGCATATACGGGTAAATCCACCAATGGAGCGCTCAAGTATTGGCTTGCATTTTCAGCATCAGTATCACCTCTTGGTTTCAGCACTTACGTAGTCTCAAGTGCAAAACAGACAG GTCCTAGTTCCACCATTTCAATGGTATACACATCAGAGGGAAGCACAGATAATACCATAGAAGTGGGGCAAGGCAGTTTGAAGCTACTTTATTCTGTAGATGAAGGAAAACTTACTCATTATGTTAATAGCAGAAATCAG GTCACAGCATTAGCTGAGCAATCATACAGTTATTACTTCGGAAATGATGGAACCGATAAAGATCCTCAG GCTTCTGGGGCATATGTCTTCCGCCCGAATGGTACATTTCTGATAAAACCTGACCAG GTTCCTTTAACTATTTTCCGGGGTCCAGTATTGGATGAAGTACACCAACAAATCAGCCCATGGATATCTCAG ATTACCAGAGTATTCAAGGGAAAGGAGCATGCTGAAGTTGAGTTCAGT ATTGGGCCCATACCTGTGGATGATGGGATTGGGAAAGAAATCACAACCCAGATTAGAACAACAATGAAGACCAATAAGACATTCTACACAGATTCTAATGGACGTGATTTCATCAAACGT GTTCGAGATTTCAGGACAGACTGGGACCTGCAAGTGAACCAACCTGTAGCTGGAAATTATTTCCCG